TTATCGAACCGCCCGCACTCAGGCGCTGAAATCGGCGCGCTCGGTCGACAACACACCGTCGTAAAAGTACACCACGAATCCGCTTCCATCCGGCGCTCGATCGGCGGTCCAGATAAAGTTGATACCGCGTAGAAATACCGGATCGATGTGCATACCGTCGTTGGCCGGGAACTCCATCAACGCCATCGCTTCTTCCAACGTCGGCAGTCGCCAATCGCCGAAGCCGGCGTATTTCGCAGCATTCAACTTTTAGATTCGAACCGCTTGAGGAGAATCGGCAGCTGGTCGCAGCGAACCGCCGGTCTTATGCGGACGAATCATAGCGGCGCACGTGCAGACTGAGTAGCACGCGGCAATCTGAACCAAAGAATTGAAGTCAGCCGGTCGGCGACAACCGCACCTGCCTTCGCTTGGCGGCGGGCGTAGCGGCGTTGCCAGACGCCGTCCCCGCTCCATCCAGTCCCCAGAACTTGCCGATGTAGTAACTCGCGCAGATTCCGACCGGGAACATATACGGCGCCGGCCGGCCGCAATGATCGGCATTGTTAC
This Gammaproteobacteria bacterium DNA region includes the following protein-coding sequences:
- a CDS encoding DUF1566 domain-containing protein: MNAAKYAGFGDWRLPTLEEAMALMEFPANDGMHIDPVFLRGINFIWTADRAPDGSGFVVYFYDGVLSTERADFSA